In the Telopea speciosissima isolate NSW1024214 ecotype Mountain lineage chromosome 2, Tspe_v1, whole genome shotgun sequence genome, one interval contains:
- the LOC122651482 gene encoding putative pentatricopeptide repeat-containing protein At3g11460, mitochondrial produces the protein MIRPCSIVHYMKIVHFQTIRECSTSTTSWNTQLRELAKEGLFREGLELYRQMLRSNAFPNIFTFPFTLKSCAALSLPFSGSQLHCHVVKTGCESDPYVQSSLISMYCKCSLIVNGQKLFDQSPQPRKLTVCYNALISGYTLNFQFPSASLLFCRMRRTGVAFDDITMLSLIPVCTLPVHLGFGMSLHACNVKWALDTGPSVVNCLLTMYVRCGSVDHARRLFDAMPKKDLISWNAMINGYSQNGLATHVLDLYHKMESSGVEPDAVTLVGVLSTCSHLGAHSVGYEIEQKIACKGLGFNLFLTNALINMYARCGNLTRGRRIFDDMPEKSIMSWTALIVGYGMHGQGETAVQLFDEMLRTGIFPDGAAFVSVLSACSHAGLMERGLEYFSQMEKNYGLKPGPEHHACIVDLLGRAGQLQQARELIASMPVEPDGAVWGALLAACKTHGNVELAEVAFEHVIKLEPTNVGYYVLLSNIYSEAKDLDGVARIRVMMRERKLRKDPGCSYVEHKGKVHLFLADDRTHPQTKEIYMMLDGLEDLVKETDDWKQSPKKRSEGAGIHSEKLAIVFGLLNSHSGEEIVVMKNLRICGDCHLFIKQVSKIVDRKIVVRDASRFHHFRDGLCSCNDYW, from the coding sequence ATGATCAGACCATGCTCCATTGTTCATTATATGAAGATAGTACATTTTCAAACCATCAGAGAGTGCAGCACATCCACCACCTCATGGAACACTCAACTGAGAGAACTGGCCAAGGAGGGTCTTTTCAGGGAGGGTCTTGAGCTTTACCGTCAAATGCTACGATCCAATGCCTTCCCCAATATCTTCACCTTCCCTTTCACTTTGAAATCATGTGCAGCTCTCTCACTACCATTTTCTGGGTCACAGCTCCACTGCCATGTTGTCAAGACTGGTTGTGAGTCTGATCCATATGTCCAGTCATCGCTGATCTCAATGTACTGTAAATGCTCTTTAATTGTGAATGGTCAGAAACTGTTCGACCAAAGTCCCCAACCAAGAAAACTCACTGTGTGTTACAATGCCCTCATTTCTGGTTACACCCTTAATTTTCAGTTTCCAAGTGCTTCGTTACTCTTTTGCCGCATGCGGAGGACTGGTGTTGCATTCGATGATATCACCATGCTTAGCTTGATCCCTGTATGCACCCTTCCTGTGCACCTTGGCTTTGGCATGTCTCTCCATGCTTGCAATGTTAAGTGGGCCCTCGACACCGGCCCATCTGTTGTGAACTGTCTGCTGACTATGTATGTGAGATGCGGGTCAGTTGATCATGCAAGGAGGCTTTTTGATGCAATGCCTAAGAAGGATTTGATCTCGTGGAATGCTATGATCAATGGATACTCTCAAAATGGACTTGCTACCCATGTATTGGATCTCTATCACAAGATGGAGTCTTCTGGAGTGGAGCCTGATGCCGTGACGCTTGTTGGAGTTCTGTCCACTTGTTCCCATCTTGGGGCTCACAGTGTTGGTTATGAAATTGAACAGAAGATAGCATGCAAAGGATTGGGGTTCAACCTCTTTCTAACAAATGCTCTGATAAACATGTATGCCCGCTGTGGAAATTTGACTCGAGGTCGCAGGATTTTTGATGACATGCCAGAAAAAAGCATCATGTCATGGACTGCACTCATTGTTGGGTATGGAATGCATGGACAAGGAGAGACTGCTGTGCAACTCTTCGATGAGATGCTGAGGACTGGAATTTTTCCTGATGGAGCAGCATTTGTGAGTGTGTTGTCTGCCTGTAGCCATGCAGGACTGATGGAGAGAGGCTTGGAGTATTTTTCTCAGATGGAGAAGAATTATGGGTTGAAACCTGGCCCTGAgcatcatgcatgcatagtcGATCTTTTGGGCCGTGCTGGCCAGCTTCAGCAAGCCAGGGAGCTTATTGCATCAATGCCAGTAGAGCCTGATGGTGCAGTCTGGGGTGCCCTTTTGGCTGCATGTAAGACCCATGGTAATGTTGAGCTGGCAGAGGTGGCTTTCGAGCATGTCATTAAACTTGAGCCCACCAATGTTGGGTACTATGTGTTGTTGTCAAACATATACTCTGAGGCTAAGGACTTGGATGGGGTTGCAAGGATCCGAGTGATGATGAGGGAGCGGAAACTCAGGAAGGATCCTGGGTGTAGCTATGTTGAGCACAAGGGAAAGGTTCACCTCTTCTTGGCCGATGATAGGACTCATCCTCAGACTAAGGAGATATACATGATGTTAGATGGTCTGGAGGATTTAGTGAAGGAAACTGATGATTGGAAGCAGAGCCCCAAAAAGAGAAGTGAGGGAGCAGGGATACATAGTGAGAAGCTAGCAATTGTGTTTGGGCTTTTAAATAGTCATTCAGGGGAAGAGATAGTTGTGATGAAGAACTTGAGGATATGTGGGGATTGTCACTTGTTTATAAAGCAGGTTAGCAAGATTGTGGATCGGAAGATTGTTGTCAGAGATGCAAGTCGTTTTCACCATTTTAGGGATGGACTCTGTTCTTGCAATGACTATTGGTAA